Part of the Anopheles coluzzii chromosome 3, AcolN3, whole genome shotgun sequence genome is shown below.
AAAACATCTTTACTTTCTGGGTCCATTTACAGCTGGATTGGTATCCGGGGGCTGCTATTGTGTTTCTTGGATCGgttcaaatattttacatttgcTTTCTTGGAACCAGCCTCGAACTTAAGGTTGGAGTTGTAAAACGAGACAACAATCTTGAATCTTTGACTTTATCTGTAGTGTTTTCTTGCAGACCGATGCTCTCACGTTGAAAATTGGTGCCATCCATTGGGATAAACTCTCTGTTCGAGACATGAAGTTCATGAAAATGGTGCTAATGATGTCGCAAAAACCGAAAATGCTGATGGCAGCCACGTTACCCTTAAACATTACGGCGTTTTTGCAGGTATTGTAAATGATAAtaaatttttacattatttattgTCATTCagtatacaaaaaaatatattaatattttcgatgtataaatatattttcagATTCATAAGTTTATATATTCATTGATTATGATGCTGGAAAACACTAAAGGTTGATTAGTACATCTGTAAATAGTTTTGTTGTGGCTAAAATGTGCCAcaataaaaatgaagcaataGTTTCAATAGGTCGTTGCATAATCAGTaaagattaaatttaaatattttattgttttgattgacTTTCATACAAATTATGAATCAAGATACAGCAACTAATGACATGCTTCAATTTTTACTTTTGTATCATTTCAAGCTCGATAATATACTGGAGCACTGCaataaatagaacaaaaagTTATATAACACACAGAAGATGTATCGTAATCCAGTGCAACATCAtccgattttatttttaaattactttattacaaaaaagcaatacaacaaattcgagcagtcTGCGAGCTCACATGAGACCTTGTACACCATACAACTTCATAGTCTCAGCGCCCTCGCAGTTAAGCAGCTTCGGTTGAGCAATTCCATTACATGCAAACCTCTTCAAAATGCCAGCGCTATTCAACTTACAAAACATTTCCCTACGTGAATAACCTATTTGACTACATGATTATAAAACCCTGCAGAACGAACTATCACTGaatggcaaaataaaaaaattacataGTTTTAGTTAATCTAAATACTAATTATTAAGACCAGCTCTCTCCCCCGCTCATGAAATTGTGATGGAGGAATAAAATCCTACATGCACCTTTCATGGGGGAAATGCTGCAAAAAGTTTGAAAATCTTTGAAAAATACAATtgttaaatgatttaaaaaaacgtttttcataattttttaaagattttttaagtttaataAGGATAATCATCAACCTGAAATGTTTTAGATGACTAAAATTATCCAAAAAAGTTCTTCCTCGcaagttttgtgttttttcataATCCAAACTAAAATATGtaacaatattttcaaaacatattttcaaacTCCCTAGCCTTAGCCTTAGCAACTCAGTGAGTAACTTTTCGAAACTGATCCAATCACACAAAATCTACGCAAATATCTCAATAACGATTTTTTTGACAGAATCCTAATGTTTTCTTCTGTTACATAGTTCAGCAATGTAATCAtaacttgatttttttttgttttcaccaCCCATTTTACCATCGTTGTTCTCTTAGACCTGTACAAAAGCATCAATTTTGGAGGAAATTCTGACGAATACTATATTCAATTGCAATGGGCCTACCGGCATCACAAATACTTTACTGTAAATACTGCATTACCAACTGATCCAGCCCTTATTTAGATTCATGAATTACCTTGCGAATACACAACCAAACCAGATGTCTACGGGCGCAAGAAAATGAGTAAAGGAGCACATCTTATACTACTCCAAAGTATGACAATACATCGATGCATCGCTGATTTTTGTGGCCACCCAAACGATCTCAAATTGTTTATCGGGGACTCAATGAAACGTAGTGTAACGCCATCTATATGTGAAATTAGATGTTCTGCAATGAACTATGAAAtttcatgaaatatttcaaaatcatTAAACATCCAGATTCTGGtacataaatattgtttttacatataaaaatacgaaacattcaatatttaacaaaatacACGACAAGAACAAACGGTATCAAATATTGCCAAATGAATTAAACTTAATTAGAAATTACAATTTCATTGCAAAACACGTTCCATTGGTGTCACCAACAAAATTGAAACTGCAAGTATTTATTCATATTAAATAATACAGCATTTTCAGTCCAATACATTTAAAGGcacaattgttaaaaatacACCGGCGAGAATAATATCACGCTTTATTAAAAGGCATCTAAACACATTATGCATGTGTGCGTAAACATTGGCATTAACCCATACATGCAAAATCACTCCAGAAACCGGAATAGGAATTAGACTCAAAAAGGTACTTTACagataaaacaattttatttcaagcatccATTGATTGATGTTCCATTGATTGAATGTTGCTAGTTCATCATAGTATAGCCTTCCTGTTACGTTAAACTCAACTCCATTTAATCTCTGAAATAAACCTGTATCTCTTTTTCTGGGGCGCGGTATCTTACACAACGGTTATCATTCGGTTGATAGACTATTACGATCAGTCAAAAGTGAAACGTTGCTGCCTACGCATTGTGGCCCAAATTTACTTGTGTCCAGTTTCGGTGTCTTGCAGCCTCACCATGTCCATTAACGTAACCTCAAAGGACACGCTAGCTGAACTGGGAACTGATGATGATACTCAGGACGACTATGATCCCTACAAGCATCGAACGATCAGCAAACCAAACTCGTGAGCTGTCTATCATCACGTGCgtgaatatttcataaattacGGCTGAATTTTTTACAGCACGTTTGGCACATTCGTACACGTTATGAAGGGAGCCATGGGTGTAGGAATCCTATCGATGCCGTTTGCTATTCGAAATGGTGGACTGGTTTTTGGCGTTATCGGAACGTTTCTGTTAGGAATGCTCTACTCGCACTGTGTTCATTTGTTGGTGAGCAAAGCTTACATAAGTGCGGGAGCAGatcaaatttttgataatatatgtttatttttcgatTATAGGTTGACACCGCTTACAAAATATGTAAAAGAGAACGTATACCTATGCTAAGCTTTGCAGAAACTCTGGATCATGCTTGTGCTTTGGGCTCACCTAGAATACGACCATTGGGGAAAATATTTAAGTGAGTATTTAACGACCAATAATTGTTATAACATTCGCTATTTGACAATTCAATATTTGCCCTGAACAGGAATATTGTAGACTACTTTCTGATGATACCGATATCATCAATGATCTACATGGTATTTGTTGGCTCGACCCTACACGACGTTATCAATGCTCGTACGGATCTGGACTGGGATGTCCGAATCTATATTCTACTAGCCGCTGTACCAGCCATTGGAATAACCCAGGTCAGGGAAATTAAATATCTCGTCCCATTCTCAGCTATAGCTACAACACTGATATTTGCGAATGTCGTCATATCCTTGTATTACATATTCAAAGAGCCACTCTCATTCGACGACCGAGACTTATTTCCATCTTTCAATTCGTTGACTACTTTCCTCGGGTATGTTAAATGCGAAAAGAAGCACTGTTATGCGGTCTGCCGTTGGGTTAACTTTAAATCAACTATTACAGCGCTGCATACTTTGCATTTGATGCAACATCTCTCATATTTCCCGTGTCCAATCAAATGAAACACCCGGAACACTACCTTGGATGCCCTGGAATAGTAAACGTTAACAACATATGCTTGGCCATTTTGTACAGTTTTATTGGTGTGGCAGGCTACCTTCGATATGGCGATAAAATTCAAGGCTCAATAACGCTAAACTTTCCCCAAGAAGAGGAGTAAGTATGCTCAGCTGGCGATGACGTACGTTAAAATATTCTAGTAATTTTCCTCCGTTTCAGCTTAGCGATGGTTATACAAGTATTGTCAGCAGTGGCCATCCTATTCTCAATAGGAATATTTTTCTACGTtcccattgaaatagtttgGCGAAGGGTACATGATCGTGTACCGCCGAAATGGCATGTCGCAGCTCAAACAGGCATAAGACTGTTGTACCTTATCGGTATCGTAGGCATTGCTTGCGGTGTTCCGGATATTGGAACCTTCGTTGGATTCATTGGTGCTGTTTTCAATCCTATCCTTGCGTTGTGGTTTCCAATCATTGTAGACACAATTTACCGCTGGCCGGGAGACTTTGGATGGATGAAGTGGCGCCTAGTAAAAAACGGTCTGATGGCATTGTTTGGTTTGTATCTCTTGATCACGGGTACTATATCCAGTGTGGAAGACATAATCGATTTATACAACTAGTAACCAGTGATTGAACGAAATTATACAGAAGAATGCATCATAAATACATGAATACATTgattgtaaaaatatttacacgtATTCTGTGGGTATTGATTCAatgttgtgatattttagttGATGTTTAAATCACGTAGGGCCATTCTTTACTTAACACAGGACACGCTATCGAAACACAATAAGcaatttcactttcaatgCAAATGCCTGCCACCAAGGCCTGCAAATGCTGTATTTGAGGTTAATCTGTTTCTTACATAACTAAACAAATCTCTACTCTCATCTTTACACTCCCCGCTTAAAATCACACAGAAGTACAGTTTATCGGCTATTCTTCCGGAGTGGCACCATCTGTTGAGGTGGAGGAAAGTCCTCTGTATGCGTTTTGTTGCGACCCATGCAGCTCGAGAAGGCAGTATCTCCACGGCCAAAGTTTTCTCCATCCATCAAGCTCTGCGGCATAGGTTTACCCATAGTTTCGGGCAGGAACAGGACCCAAGTGCCTGAAATCAGCGATATCACACCAAAGATCACGGCTGGGATCTTCGGATCGAATGAATCGAGCAGTGTGATCATGGGCGTCATGGCACCAGCCAAACGAGCGCACATCGAACCAAGTCCCATGGCGGAGTTTCGCACAACGGTTGGGAACAGTTCGGCCGAGTAGTTGTAGATGACGGCGAACGAACCAGCAATGAACAGTTTACCGAACATGACAATCGATGTGGATTCGGTGCTGCCCCGCGTCAGATATGCCGCTACGATGCAGCAAATACCACCGACGATCATCAGCGAGCTTGTGATGGAACGGCGACCTAACTTGTCTAGCAGATAGCTGATGGAGATGTAGCTCGGGAACTCTACCAGGCCCATCAAGAACAGTATGAGGAACGGATTACCGCTCAGCTTGCCAGCGCTCAGCGATAGACCGTAGTATGTGATCGAGTTTGCGAACCAGCATAGGCACACGTTCAGCGTCATCTTGCGTAAATTCGGTGTTTTGAAAAGATCGGCAAGTCCTGCCGATGTAGCACTCGCCTCCTCGGTGTACGCAGTCTTGTCTTCCACAAGATAGTACTCCTTGTCCACGTTCATGCCACGTCCGTTCATGCGAACTGCTCGATCAACAATATTGACTGCTTCTCGTTTGCGACCCTGCATCCATAGCCAGCGGGGCGACTCGTCCATGATCCACCAGTGCGCCACCAGCAGTAGCCCGTGCAAACCATACACCACCTGCAGGATCATTCGGTCGGGAATTAGAGCACCCCAGGCAGCAACCAGCATGATGCCACCGGCAAACGCTCCCTGGAAGGAGATGCCACAGGGAGTACGTTTGCTCGGTCCAACCAGCTCCATCGTCAGCACGAACCCGGTGATGTAGCTTCCCGCACTGCCGAATATTCCGTACAGATAACGCAACACCAGGAAAGAGATAAATTCTGGCGTGAAAGCTACGGCCACACCGAGAATCAGCTGCATTAGTGCCGACCAGCAAAACACCTTCTTGCGGCCAATCTTGTCGGCAAGTCCACCCAACCAAACGGCACCGGTGAATACGCCCAACATGTAGATCGTTTGTCCGAGTGCGCCCATCCAACGCTTGTCACATACCAGGTTCCATTCGATCGTGCGCGACGACTGGTAGTAGGTGTTGTTGTACACGTACGAGCTACATGAAACAGTTGTACCGTTGTCAGCTGCGAGTGGATCGTACATCAGGCACGATTCTAGCTCTCCATCAGCATTTAGCGGAATGTAGCTTGCAAGCTGACTGAAGCTTGGAAGAATAGTTCCGTTCGAAGTTGCGGACGCCGAATCTAGTGCTTCTATGAAACAGCGATGCTCTGGGACTGCGGCAACTGTCACTAGCGATAGCATGTGCAGGCCAGCCGTTACGGCAGCTAGCAGGTGTAACACAAATTGGAATGCTTGGTACCGGCCAAAGTCACCTGAAATCGACAGAAACAGAAAATTTAAAACGTTTTGATAGGATGAATTTACACAtagtttttgttaaataaGCCAAATTAGTCAGCCATGTTTGGCTGTTCATTCTTGACATCGTTGAAGATCGCAACCATTGCTTGATTGAATAATTGATCGCGAGGTAACATGTGTTTGATCTCGATATACCAtcacaattaaacaattaaacaatgtatgtttatacaaaaaaagctcTTCGAGGTCACAGTCTGTTGTTACAACTGTCTTATGTTATCTATTTATAAATTCTATAAACCATCACCGCGTACTTATCGTACTGCTAAACCTTTATCGATTATTGAGCTTACTAATTCTAGATCAAAATAAGCAATGCAAACGTTCTACCGTACAAATACGGTGGGAGGTAAACGCTAACCAAATGCACAATGGGTTTGTTACCAGTAGCTCTATGTTTACCATCGAACAGATCAGTTAACCATCTTATTGATTTCCGTTATTAACATGTTGCCACTAAGTACGTCACCGATATCATCTGCCAACCGGGCAATGCTGGCACCAGTTTCGCCAAAATTCGCTATCGTAAAACTCAATTAGTATCAATTGAGAAGCTCGCAGTTCGTCACAGAACGCACGCGCGCGTCTGACAATGTTGTACAGTTGGCGCCAAATTTAAGTTAATTGACATGCGTACGCCTTTCGATGGGTAGTTTCGGTAAGACGGTCGCTTTGTATGCGGAAGGAGGTGAAAGTTTCAAATCTTGACAAATGATCAATGATCGAAAGGAAGAACCGATAGCAAACGTTGCTTGTTGGTGATCATACGTTTTCAGATGCGCGTGACATTGACCAACTGAATTGTTCGCTTCAAATTACTAACCCAGAATGTGCAAAACCCGTCTGAAAGTGGTCGTAGAATCCAGTTTATAACCACAAGTCAAGCTACCTGTTCGTGCGTTTTTTCAGGTGGGGTTTTTACACCATGGGTGGGATTTTTTTCGCACTTCAATCGATCAGGGCGTTCAACAAGCGAGCATTGAGTAACGACACATTTATGTTAATGTAAAGTCAACAGCTCGTTAATACATCGCGCAATAACCGTGTGCTAGTGAATGGTATTGCGTTCAAGCGGTATCAGCCGGGTGATAGGGAGATAAGACATCGCCCTGCGACGAGGACAGATAATTTACAACATTTTCATCACTGCTAACTGTCGATTCTTTCGATGCGTGCAACTGAAGCAACTTGGAATCACTTTTGAATGCTGCATGTGTTCGTTTTGATAGATCTTTCATCTCGTAGGAACGATTCTATTACAATCACACGATCGGAAGTTGTACATAAGCTTCGAACTGTCAAAATTGATAGCCTTATCGCTTATTGACTGGACTTTTGACCACTAGCTATATACAATGTTTTGGTGTTAGATAGGAAATACCTTGATACAAGCAAATAACATGGAATGTGATTTTGTATGATCACCTAGCAAATATAATTCGAATTGATGGAAGAGAAGCTTTTGAAAAATGAgcgatttaatttttttgaattcaacAAAATGCTGAACTATCCTATGAATGATCATGATCGATCTAAACCTTCTAGCTTGCCTCTACATGTCACGCACACTTTCTGTGAGTagaattttaaaccattcatGGGAATTCCACAAACGTAAACCACCGATAATGATATTTTTACGACACACACTGAACACGCACATGGCAACTGATTTACCGGTTAATGAACCACCTTACGCTATACACTTTAAACAACAGAGTTGGCTGAATCGGAACACAAGCCGCCTGTTACTGTAGACATACACATTCGGTTCAAGAGAAAGAACGGCTGATTCCAATATGACATCTGTTAGAAGTCAGTATACATTGTCCTTCAAACCTATTCATTCGACTACACCACCAAAACCACGCATGAAAGACTTTCTCAAGGTCAAGGCTCAGTCAAGAACCAGTTGAAGACTGTAGTGACTGCACTAGCCACGTTTGCCACGattgtttgaatttaattCTCTTCCTTTATGGTTCAGTTCATATCCAGTGCGTTGACTGTGAATTAAActgattttgttgcttttgtttgagtTATATTAAGGCTGGAGGGCACTAAAGTTGAGCACTCGATTTCACTTTCAAATTGTTTGTACCGCCTGAACCGTAACTTCATTTTAGCCGACTGACCACAACTAACCAACCACACGACCACATCCCTTCACTTACCAAGCAATCCCATCAGCTCCTCCAGCTTCTGATCGACAGCCATCGTGAAGGGGTAAGGACTTGTGCTCCGGTAGCGAGCGTTGCGTACGTCTTCGCTCGGAGACTCGCTGCGAACTGATGCGAGAGATTCTGCAGAAAATAGGTAACGGCGCCGTTGCCGGGAAGCGTAGCGCGATTCGCGTGTTGGTGCGCGCTAAGAATGCTCGGAAGGGTCAACCCGCGGCCGCCTTACTTCTGCCGCTGTAGAGCCGTCGTTCACTAGCGATGCCCTCGGTCGTACTTACCCCCGTAGCGTGTCGTCACCGTAGGCACTCGGCAACGCGTGCTGGTGTTGATCGTGCTTGCGCTGGCGTCACTGTTGAGAAGCAAACTTTCGCATTCGGGCCTGTTCGAGGACGTAAACGTGTTGGAAGATTGCTTTCGCCGGCTCGaacgtacatacacacataaactGTTTACACACACGTATTCGGCTCAGTTTGTTGAGAAGCTTGGAAGGTTCGCACTTAGGAAGATTGGCAACGTCACGAAACACGAACCATCCGTTGGCATCACTTAGAAAGTGCCTTGCCTGGATGCAGTTGGGAATGCAAACTAAGTGTTAATTTTTCCGCAACGAAACGTAATTTCTTGCTAATGGGCTGTAATTGAACATTTTATGTGATTCCCATTCATAAATGATCAGTGGTAATTGTTTTACAATGAAATTGCTCAAAAATACATAAGCGTGACGGTTTCTTGGCTGTTCTCATGCCTCAATCATGCTCATTGTAGCTTATCGTGAAATGAGTTTCTATTCTTATCCAAAACAGATAATCAGTATttcatattaaaaaatatacaaaagtAAACTTTCGCTTTTCTAAAATGATCAGCTGCTCTGGTGCATGTAAGAAGCGTAAAAAAACTGATTCAATTTGTTCTCGAATAAATGAGTTTATATGTTACATGATTTAAGGAATatacacagtttttgtttaACTCGCATGAGTTATTTTATGATATTTAAAAACTATTGTTTGCCCATTGTGTCTAGTACATTGACAAAACAAGTAAAGGTAAAGATTTTCGAAAATTAATCATTGTCAATCAGATTTTTTCTACAGCTTCCCTGTGCTTCACGCAGCTGCACCATGCCAAGTGCTCTACATAACGCCTCCAATCGGGTTTCCCTACTTCGTCAAAACTAACGCCATCTCGTCGGGCGGCGTTGAACCGATCGCACATCGTGCGGCGTAAACATATAAACCATGTCACTGAGCGCGCGCTAAACGCCGCACGAACTGCATCGACTGCGTTTACAAACAAATCTATTCTTCTGCAAGGCGACAAAGTAGCAGGAAAGGGACACTTTCTGCTGCACCTGAGCAGCACGGTACATTGGTTTAACGCCCGAGTTTGAGTTCAGCTTGTAGCTAGTTGCAGAATGAACTACGATCCATTTGCAAAACGCCACCACCGACATTGTTTCGCAAACCAGTGGCTCGGGACGGCGTTAATGAGCAATGTGGCGGTttggggttttctttttttttaattttatttaatcgaCGTATGGAGGTAGAAACTGTGTAGGGCTGGATATGAGCTTGTATTTCTTGATCAAGCAAATAATACTTGTTCCTGACCTTGTTAACCGGATTTGGGGGCACGTCACGCGACTAGTTGAAAATGCTACACCCAACGACTGCCAAATCTTTAATGAATGGCACTTTAAACTGGAGCaactaatttaaaatttgaaaGTAAGATTCGTATGCCTGACTTGCTGTTGAATTTTATTACCTCACTAACTATGTTTCATGGTTATTTTGCGTGCTTGCTGGGTTAGTTTGtctaatattaaataaaataaatatacagTCCTAGCAGTTTACATCCAATtcaatatttgaaatgaacATAATGCTATCAATATATTATAAGAATGTCTcaagaaaaacataacatcAAATCAAAGTCAAATAAAGTTGcaatatcaaatcaaataaaatgcaTAATACATAACGAAAAACACTTTCAtgaaattcattcattttatGTGATCGTACATTTCAAAGTCGACCAAGATTAACATACGAGCAAACCTTAGATAACATGATCATCATAGTCATCTTGGCCTGGGCATTTTTGTTATCAGCTGCAAACTTGAGCTGCAATCCTATTTAATGTAGCTTATACTGTCAGAGATACGTCTTTTtctgtgtttatgttttaatttctcctattttatctatttaattttactaacagtgttcattgtttttttctacatttcATTGTTTCCTATGCAATCCTAGTTACAATTGGCAGCAGTTTTTGTCAGCAGCTGCTCTACTTCCTTATTACCTCGCTGCATATGTAGTTGCGCATGCACAGTAATAGCAGTATCATTTGGAGCGAATTAATGATCGCGCGGAAATGAGCGAGTTCCGTGCTGGATCGCAGTCTGTTTGCTTCGGTTTAATTGTTGACTAGAAACGCAAACACGATTCGCCTTGAGAAAATTTTATTCGTTGGCAGTGcgataataaaaagaaacaaaacaaaaaaaaacagcacatcACGTTTGTTTAACCTGCggcaattttctttttcaagaGGATAGTTCGGAAATGGAGATGAAGCTTGTTCTGTAGCACCCTTTGCTTGCCTATTTTCTTGCTATGGAACAAATAGCGAAAGAATTTCTATACATTCACAACTAACTCACGACTGACAAGGAGGTTGATAAGTGATTGAGATGTATGTGGCAGCTTCTTAGACAAACATCCGTATTCCGGATCTGATCAACCTCAATGTAGGTCAGCAGGTCACATGGTGTTCACGTGCCCgggtttgaaaataaa
Proteins encoded:
- the LOC120956199 gene encoding proton-coupled amino acid transporter-like protein CG1139 isoform X1, whose amino-acid sequence is MSINVTSKDTLAELGTDDDTQDDYDPYKHRTISKPNSTFGTFVHVMKGAMGVGILSMPFAIRNGGLVFGVIGTFLLGMLYSHCVHLLVDTAYKICKRERIPMLSFAETLDHACALGSPRIRPLGKIFKNIVDYFLMIPISSMIYMVFVGSTLHDVINARTDLDWDVRIYILLAAVPAIGITQVREIKYLVPFSAIATTLIFANVVISLYYIFKEPLSFDDRDLFPSFNSLTTFLGAAYFAFDATSLIFPVSNQMKHPEHYLGCPGIVNVNNICLAILYSFIGVAGYLRYGDKIQGSITLNFPQEEDLAMVIQVLSAVAILFSIGIFFYVPIEIVWRRVHDRVPPKWHVAAQTGIRLLYLIGIVGIACGVPDIGTFVGFIGAVFNPILALWFPIIVDTIYRWPGDFGWMKWRLVKNGLMALFGLYLLITGTISSVEDIIDLYN
- the LOC120956199 gene encoding proton-coupled amino acid transporter-like protein CG1139 isoform X2, whose amino-acid sequence is MSINVTSKDTLAELGTDDDTQDDYDPYKHRTISKPNSTFGTFVHVMKGAMGVGILSMPFAIRNGGLVFGVIGTFLLGMLYSHCVHLLVDTAYKICKRERIPMLSFAETLDHACALGSPRIRPLGKIFKNIVDYFLMIPISSMIYMVFVGSTLHDVINARTDLDWDVRIYILLAAVPAIGITQVREIKYLVPFSAIATTLIFANVVISLYYIFKEPLSFDDRDLFPSFNSLTTFLGAAYFAFDATSLIFPVSNQMKHPEHYLGCPGIVNVNNICLAILYSFIGVAGYLRYGDKIQGSITLNFPQEEE
- the LOC120955799 gene encoding organic cation transporter protein, with amino-acid sequence MAVDQKLEELMGLLGDFGRYQAFQFVLHLLAAVTAGLHMLSLVTVAAVPEHRCFIEALDSASATSNGTILPSFSQLASYIPLNADGELESCLMYDPLAADNGTTVSCSSYVYNNTYYQSSRTIEWNLVCDKRWMGALGQTIYMLGVFTGAVWLGGLADKIGRKKVFCWSALMQLILGVAVAFTPEFISFLVLRYLYGIFGSAGSYITGFVLTMELVGPSKRTPCGISFQGAFAGGIMLVAAWGALIPDRMILQVVYGLHGLLLVAHWWIMDESPRWLWMQGRKREAVNIVDRAVRMNGRGMNVDKEYYLVEDKTAYTEEASATSAGLADLFKTPNLRKMTLNVCLCWFANSITYYGLSLSAGKLSGNPFLILFLMGLVEFPSYISISYLLDKLGRRSITSSLMIVGGICCIVAAYLTRGSTESTSIVMFGKLFIAGSFAVIYNYSAELFPTVVRNSAMGLGSMCARLAGAMTPMITLLDSFDPKIPAVIFGVISLISGTWVLFLPETMGKPMPQSLMDGENFGRGDTAFSSCMGRNKTHTEDFPPPQQMVPLRKNSR